From the genome of Streptomyces sp. NBC_01341, one region includes:
- a CDS encoding cytochrome P450: MKVFPLAGSSYRCPAPQYAGLRAGQPVVRVRTEGGVDAWLVTAYDEAREALADPRLSRAETVKPGAPRIGGAMTSTPEMIISMDGSEHARLRRLAAGAFTARRIEQMRPGIQRIADGMLDGLAASGGPVDLVERFTVPMPLTVIGELLGVPMRVLRLFAANARDFVTVDDQGEDSDSVNGLAKLNEYMVEVVAEKRENPTQDLLSDLITARDSGDRLSETELVTFAFTLIGAGFDTTANQLASSVLALIAHHRDQWNWLAEDRSRIPKAVEELLRHVNLFSTDSAGNPRIAVEDLELGGMKIAKGDAVVIAISSANRDERVFPDPDRLDLGRSHNPHLSFGHGMHLCLGKQLTRMELEIAIDGLVRRFPDLRLAVPESEVPWHLGGINHALETLPVTWGT; encoded by the coding sequence ATGAAGGTGTTCCCCCTCGCCGGCTCGTCCTACCGCTGCCCCGCCCCGCAGTACGCCGGGCTGCGGGCCGGGCAGCCGGTCGTACGGGTGCGTACCGAGGGCGGCGTGGACGCCTGGCTCGTGACCGCCTACGACGAGGCCCGGGAGGCACTGGCGGATCCCCGGCTGAGCCGGGCCGAGACCGTGAAGCCCGGCGCACCCCGGATCGGCGGGGCGATGACCTCGACGCCCGAAATGATCATTTCCATGGACGGGTCCGAGCACGCCCGGCTGCGCCGGCTCGCGGCCGGGGCGTTCACCGCACGGCGCATCGAGCAGATGAGGCCGGGCATCCAGCGGATCGCCGACGGGATGCTCGACGGCCTCGCCGCGTCCGGCGGACCGGTCGACCTGGTGGAGCGGTTCACCGTGCCCATGCCGCTGACCGTCATCGGTGAGCTGCTGGGTGTGCCGATGAGGGTCCTGCGGCTGTTCGCCGCCAACGCGCGGGACTTCGTCACCGTCGACGACCAGGGCGAGGACTCGGACTCCGTCAACGGCCTGGCCAAGCTGAACGAGTACATGGTCGAGGTCGTCGCGGAGAAGCGCGAGAACCCCACCCAGGACCTGCTGTCGGATCTGATCACGGCCAGGGACAGCGGGGACCGGCTCAGCGAGACGGAGCTGGTGACCTTCGCCTTCACCCTGATCGGGGCAGGCTTCGACACCACGGCCAACCAGCTCGCCAGCTCCGTCCTGGCGCTCATCGCGCACCACCGCGACCAGTGGAACTGGCTGGCCGAGGACCGCTCCCGGATCCCGAAGGCGGTCGAGGAACTGCTGCGGCACGTCAACCTCTTCTCCACGGACTCGGCCGGCAACCCGCGCATCGCCGTGGAGGACCTGGAGCTCGGCGGGATGAAGATCGCCAAGGGGGACGCCGTGGTGATCGCCATCTCCTCGGCCAACCGTGACGAGAGGGTCTTCCCCGACCCGGACCGCCTCGACCTCGGCCGCTCCCACAACCCGCATCTCTCGTTCGGCCACGGCATGCACCTGTGCCTGGGCAAGCAACTGACCCGGATGGAACTGGAGATCGCCATCGACGGCCTGGTACGGCGCTTCCCCGACCTCCGGCTCGCCGTGCCCGAGAGTGAGGTCCCCTGGCACCTGGGCGGGATCAACCACGCCCTGGAGACCCTGCCGGTCACCTGGGGAACCTGA
- a CDS encoding alpha/beta fold hydrolase, whose protein sequence is MSEFHTQRPAWSPASDDDRTEHATIEVPRDYTDPGGERITLALSRRRATDPARRRGVLLAVNGGPGGDWGHGLGLPGKFAGTPLEEVYDLIGFDPRGTAGSTRLYAEVSVPAQPFDSRPPDTVFAGLAEDMRLREEACARGGGDLRPHISTPNTARDMDVIRAVLGEERISFVGYAYGAYVGAVYGSLFPAGLDRLVLDSCVGPQWTWREQFLQQGDAVQRNVDLWARWTGERHAGFAVGASAEQVLTTVEEAVAALESLPQDAVRLRTLFDGAVGNRAADRGQWATLAVLVAGVHRAAREGDPDACRELLAEQGTWRPADSEGDLRVGVLEAITLEHAWPSDLEVYYQDMREFRKRFPYGYGVLRASPWVGAFRTFEAAEEPVRITRDGYAAGLIVQADGDPMDHYDGGVAMAELVGHHLLTVQDSGEHEVYVLGGNPHVDAVVHRYLVDGTLPPARSCVPGRTPRPDVPADAA, encoded by the coding sequence GTGAGCGAGTTCCACACACAGCGGCCGGCATGGTCGCCCGCATCGGACGACGACCGGACCGAGCATGCGACGATCGAGGTCCCCCGCGACTACACCGACCCCGGGGGCGAGCGGATCACACTCGCCCTGAGCCGCCGCCGCGCCACCGACCCGGCGCGCCGGCGCGGTGTCCTGCTGGCCGTCAACGGCGGCCCCGGCGGCGACTGGGGGCACGGCCTCGGACTGCCCGGCAAGTTCGCCGGAACCCCCCTGGAGGAGGTCTACGACCTCATCGGCTTCGACCCGCGCGGCACCGCCGGATCGACCCGGCTGTACGCCGAAGTGTCCGTCCCCGCGCAGCCGTTCGACTCCCGGCCGCCGGACACCGTGTTCGCCGGACTGGCCGAGGACATGCGGCTGCGCGAGGAGGCCTGCGCACGGGGCGGCGGGGACCTGCGCCCGCATATCAGCACCCCCAACACCGCCCGGGACATGGACGTGATCCGTGCCGTGCTCGGCGAGGAGCGGATCAGCTTCGTCGGGTACGCGTACGGCGCCTACGTCGGTGCCGTCTACGGCAGCCTCTTCCCGGCCGGCCTGGACCGGCTGGTCCTGGACTCCTGCGTCGGCCCGCAGTGGACGTGGCGCGAGCAGTTCCTCCAGCAGGGCGACGCCGTCCAGCGCAACGTCGACCTGTGGGCCCGCTGGACCGGCGAGCGGCACGCCGGCTTCGCCGTCGGCGCCTCGGCCGAGCAGGTGCTCACCACCGTGGAGGAGGCGGTCGCCGCCCTGGAGTCGCTGCCGCAGGACGCCGTGAGGCTGCGGACCCTGTTCGACGGGGCCGTGGGCAACCGGGCGGCCGACCGCGGCCAGTGGGCCACCCTCGCCGTCCTGGTCGCCGGCGTGCACCGGGCGGCCCGCGAGGGCGACCCGGACGCCTGCCGCGAACTGCTCGCCGAACAGGGCACCTGGCGGCCCGCGGACAGCGAGGGCGACCTGCGCGTCGGCGTCCTGGAGGCCATCACGCTGGAGCACGCCTGGCCGTCCGACCTGGAGGTCTACTACCAGGACATGCGGGAGTTCCGTAAGCGGTTCCCGTACGGCTACGGGGTGCTCCGGGCCTCGCCGTGGGTGGGTGCCTTCCGCACCTTCGAGGCCGCCGAGGAGCCGGTGCGGATCACCCGCGACGGCTACGCCGCCGGCCTGATCGTGCAGGCCGACGGCGACCCCATGGACCACTACGACGGCGGTGTGGCCATGGCCGAACTGGTCGGCCACCACCTGCTCACCGTCCAGGACTCGGGAGAGCACGAGGTGTACGTGCTGGGCGGCAACCCGCACGTCGACGCCGTCGTGCACCGCTATCTCGTGGACGGCACCCTGCCGCCCGCACGCTCTTGTGTCCCGGGCCGCACCCCGCGTCCGGACGTTCCGGCGGACGCGGCCTGA
- a CDS encoding MFS transporter — MTVTDRTRQTPAPPGRAAPRTGLVLVACCLGQFMNVLDASVVNVALPVIAGDLDFDRHNLQLVNNAYTVVVCGFLLLGGRLADLFGQRRIFLCGVALFTLASAVGGMADAPGTLILARAFQGLGAAVMAPATLTVLGTTFTEPGARARAYGWWSAVSGTAGAIGVLAGGVITEWFSWRWIFLINVPIGIALLAAVRWVVPETRPKGEGRAHRRLDLPGAVTVTLGLMGTVYGVSESHVHGWGSVRVLGPLLAGAALLAAFLVIQARFARHPLVPLKTFRNRSVAAANLVAFFGIAALFSTFYFFTLLLQQVLGYSPLVTGLSYLPLSLGMALGGWGIASVVPRTGPRPVLLGGLALSAVALFWLARLDAGATYTVDVLGPAVLLGLGMGAVLNATTNAATAGLPAHQAGLASGLLNTTRQLGSAAGLVTLAALSAARVDARVSAGADTTDALASGYGLALTWAALFAVAGLVAALFVPVRERSSTPRGTATSLAP, encoded by the coding sequence ATGACTGTGACCGATCGGACGCGACAGACGCCCGCCCCGCCCGGCAGGGCCGCCCCCCGGACCGGACTGGTGCTCGTCGCCTGCTGTCTGGGCCAGTTCATGAACGTGCTCGACGCCTCGGTGGTGAACGTGGCGCTGCCCGTCATCGCGGGGGACCTGGACTTCGACCGGCACAACCTGCAGCTCGTCAACAACGCCTATACCGTGGTGGTCTGCGGCTTCCTGCTGCTGGGCGGACGGCTCGCGGACCTGTTCGGCCAGCGCAGGATCTTCCTGTGCGGAGTCGCCTTGTTCACGCTCGCCAGCGCGGTCGGCGGAATGGCCGACGCCCCGGGCACGCTGATCCTCGCCCGCGCCTTCCAGGGGCTCGGAGCCGCCGTCATGGCGCCCGCCACGCTCACCGTGCTCGGCACGACCTTCACCGAACCGGGCGCACGGGCACGGGCCTACGGCTGGTGGAGCGCCGTATCCGGGACGGCCGGGGCGATCGGGGTGCTGGCCGGCGGTGTGATCACCGAGTGGTTCTCCTGGCGGTGGATCTTCCTGATCAACGTCCCCATCGGGATCGCCCTGCTCGCCGCCGTCCGCTGGGTCGTACCGGAGACCCGGCCGAAGGGCGAGGGGCGTGCCCACCGCAGGCTCGACCTCCCCGGTGCCGTCACGGTCACGCTCGGGCTGATGGGCACCGTGTACGGGGTCTCGGAGTCGCATGTGCACGGCTGGGGTTCCGTGCGGGTGCTCGGACCGCTGCTGGCCGGCGCCGCGCTGCTCGCCGCCTTCCTGGTGATCCAGGCACGGTTCGCCCGGCACCCCCTGGTGCCGCTCAAGACCTTCCGCAACCGTTCCGTGGCCGCCGCCAACCTTGTCGCCTTCTTCGGCATCGCCGCGCTCTTCAGCACCTTCTACTTCTTCACCCTGCTGCTCCAACAGGTGCTCGGCTACAGCCCGCTGGTCACCGGCCTGAGCTATCTGCCCCTGTCCCTGGGCATGGCGCTCGGCGGCTGGGGCATCGCCTCGGTCGTTCCCCGCACCGGACCGCGCCCGGTCCTGCTCGGCGGCCTCGCGCTGTCCGCCGTCGCACTGTTCTGGCTCGCCCGGCTGGACGCGGGCGCCACGTACACCGTGGACGTGCTGGGCCCCGCCGTGCTCCTCGGCCTCGGTATGGGCGCGGTGCTCAACGCCACGACGAACGCCGCCACCGCCGGACTCCCCGCCCATCAGGCCGGGCTCGCCTCCGGGCTGCTCAACACCACCCGGCAGCTCGGCAGCGCGGCCGGTCTGGTGACCCTGGCCGCGCTGTCCGCCGCCCGCGTCGACGCCCGCGTCTCCGCCGGGGCGGACACCACGGACGCCCTCGCCTCCGGCTACGGACTGGCGCTCACCTGGGCGGCCCTGTTCGCCGTGGCCGGACTGGTGGCGGCGCTGTTCGTGCCGGTCCGGGAACGTTCCAGTACCCCTCGAGGCACAGCTACGAGTCTGGCGCCCTGA
- a CDS encoding 2Fe-2S iron-sulfur cluster-binding protein — MAKITYKHPNGTVTIVDVQAPNTVMRGAKLNNVDGIEAQCGGSAQCGTCHVYVDEANTLPLPEMDSVEDDVLYGTACERTEFSRLSCQLPVGDEIDGLLVHLPEAQS; from the coding sequence ATGGCCAAGATCACCTACAAGCATCCGAACGGTACCGTCACCATCGTCGACGTCCAGGCGCCCAACACGGTCATGCGCGGTGCGAAGCTCAACAACGTCGACGGCATCGAGGCCCAGTGCGGCGGCTCCGCCCAGTGCGGCACCTGCCATGTGTACGTCGACGAGGCGAACACGCTGCCGCTGCCCGAGATGGACTCCGTCGAGGACGACGTGCTGTACGGCACCGCCTGCGAGCGCACCGAGTTCAGCCGGCTGAGCTGCCAGTTGCCCGTCGGTGACGAGATCGACGGACTGCTGGTCCACCTGCCCGAGGCGCAGAGCTGA
- a CDS encoding NAD(P)/FAD-dependent oxidoreductase, which translates to MAAHAVVVVGAGQAGFETACALRSRGFRGRITLIGDEPPGPSYRPPLSKGYLAGTVAAEEIALRPPSFYTEQDIELLPGDRVASLDRERRTVLLESGLRLPYDNLVLATGSRPRSLPVPGASLTGVLSLRGLADAEDLRLRLSGPPRRLVVVGAGFIGLEVAATARGLGHDVTVVEAQPRALARALTPTTSDRIVAEHRERGVRVLLGREVTALFGDAEGRVQVMELDGGERIAADLVVVGVGVLPNIELALAADLLVGDGVVVDAQLRTSDPDIFALGDCARFPSPRAGRHVRVESVQNASDQAKCVAAAVCGEPYAYTAVPWFWSEQYALRLQIAGLTAPHDETVTVGDLADGKFSVFCFRGGRLTGVESVNRPADHGIARRLLTAGTDLSPGTVREPGFDLKRLPRTPTTPTTPTASPSRTTIQERLSVHA; encoded by the coding sequence ATGGCCGCGCACGCGGTCGTCGTGGTCGGCGCGGGCCAGGCGGGGTTCGAAACGGCCTGCGCCCTTCGCAGCCGGGGCTTCCGGGGCCGGATCACGCTTATCGGCGACGAGCCGCCCGGGCCGTCCTACCGGCCGCCGCTGTCCAAGGGCTACTTGGCGGGCACGGTGGCGGCCGAGGAGATCGCGCTGCGGCCCCCGTCGTTCTACACCGAACAGGACATCGAGCTGCTGCCCGGCGACCGGGTGGCCTCCCTCGACCGCGAGCGGCGCACCGTCCTCCTGGAGTCCGGACTGCGGCTGCCGTACGACAACCTCGTCCTGGCCACCGGTTCCCGGCCCCGTAGCCTGCCCGTGCCCGGCGCCTCGCTGACCGGGGTGCTGTCGCTGCGCGGCCTGGCCGACGCCGAGGACCTGCGGCTGCGGCTCAGCGGGCCGCCCCGCAGACTCGTCGTGGTCGGCGCCGGCTTCATCGGCCTGGAGGTGGCGGCGACCGCCCGCGGCCTCGGCCACGACGTGACGGTGGTGGAGGCCCAGCCCCGGGCCCTGGCCCGCGCGCTCACCCCCACGACGTCGGACCGGATCGTCGCCGAGCACCGCGAGCGGGGCGTACGCGTCCTGCTGGGGCGCGAGGTGACCGCACTCTTCGGCGACGCCGAGGGCCGGGTCCAGGTCATGGAGCTGGACGGCGGCGAGCGGATCGCCGCGGACCTCGTCGTGGTCGGCGTCGGCGTCCTGCCGAACATCGAACTGGCTCTCGCCGCGGACCTGCTCGTCGGTGACGGCGTCGTCGTGGACGCGCAGCTGCGCACCAGCGACCCTGACATCTTCGCCCTCGGTGACTGCGCGCGCTTCCCGAGCCCGCGCGCGGGCCGCCATGTCCGGGTTGAGTCCGTCCAGAACGCCTCCGACCAGGCCAAGTGCGTGGCCGCCGCTGTCTGCGGCGAGCCCTACGCGTACACCGCCGTGCCCTGGTTCTGGTCCGAGCAGTACGCGCTGCGGCTGCAGATCGCGGGGCTGACGGCGCCCCACGACGAGACGGTCACCGTCGGCGACCTCGCCGACGGGAAGTTCTCCGTCTTCTGCTTCCGCGGGGGCCGGCTGACCGGCGTCGAGTCGGTGAACCGTCCCGCGGACCACGGCATTGCCCGGCGCCTGCTCACGGCCGGCACCGATCTGTCGCCCGGGACCGTCCGCGAGCCGGGCTTCGACCTCAAGAGACTCCCCCGCACCCCCACCACCCCCACCACCCCCACAGCTTCACCGTCCCGCACAACCATCCAGGAAAGGCTGTCCGTCCATGCCTGA
- a CDS encoding cytochrome P450 gives MTVTQETATQETAPQGTGCPVAHTFPFDGSSYRGPAPAYSRLRAEQPVVKVPTAGGVDAWLITRYEDVRRLSADPRLSRAQACGEGAPRVGGTMHTTPEMIISLDAPEHSRLRKLVAGAFTMRRVERMRENVQRVTDELLDDMEAKGGTVDLVQQLAVPLPLTVIGELLGVPAEDLREFEQWARAFATVDDRAGGEASLHALGKLSEYIVGLIAEKRADPSDDMLSELIAARDDDDRLSEPELVTFGFTLIGAGFDTTANQLANSVLALLVDHQEQWRYLVEDHSRIPKAVEELLRHVNLFATDTSGFPRIAAEEIEVGDVTIPKGDAVLLSLASANRDPEVFDEPDRLDLGRERNPHISFGHGMHYCLGKHLGRMEMEIAIEGLVRRFPDLKLAVPESELPWHTGEINHTLTSLPVVRGN, from the coding sequence GTGACAGTCACCCAGGAGACAGCCACCCAGGAGACGGCGCCCCAGGGCACCGGCTGCCCGGTGGCGCACACCTTCCCCTTCGACGGATCCAGCTACCGCGGTCCCGCGCCCGCCTACAGCCGGCTGCGCGCCGAACAGCCGGTGGTGAAGGTGCCCACGGCGGGCGGTGTCGACGCCTGGCTGATCACGCGGTACGAGGACGTCCGGCGGCTGTCCGCCGACCCCCGGCTCAGCCGTGCCCAGGCCTGCGGCGAGGGCGCTCCGCGGGTGGGCGGCACCATGCACACCACCCCGGAGATGATCATCTCCCTGGACGCGCCCGAGCACTCCCGGCTGCGCAAACTGGTGGCCGGCGCCTTCACCATGCGCCGGGTGGAGCGGATGCGGGAGAACGTCCAGCGGGTCACGGACGAGCTCCTGGACGACATGGAGGCCAAGGGCGGGACCGTCGACCTCGTCCAGCAGCTCGCGGTGCCGCTGCCGCTGACCGTCATCGGGGAGCTCCTGGGCGTACCCGCCGAGGACCTGCGGGAGTTCGAACAGTGGGCGCGTGCCTTCGCCACCGTCGACGACCGGGCCGGCGGCGAGGCGTCACTGCACGCCCTGGGCAAGCTGAGCGAGTACATCGTGGGGCTCATCGCGGAGAAGCGCGCCGACCCCTCCGACGACATGCTGTCCGAGCTAATCGCGGCCCGCGACGACGACGACCGCCTCAGTGAGCCCGAACTCGTCACCTTCGGATTCACCCTGATCGGCGCGGGCTTCGACACCACGGCCAACCAGCTGGCGAACTCCGTGCTCGCCCTGCTGGTCGACCACCAGGAGCAGTGGCGCTACCTGGTCGAGGACCACTCCCGCATCCCCAAGGCCGTAGAGGAGCTCCTGCGGCACGTCAACCTCTTCGCCACCGACACCTCGGGCTTCCCCCGCATCGCGGCCGAGGAAATCGAGGTCGGCGACGTGACGATCCCCAAGGGCGACGCGGTCCTGCTGTCCCTGGCGTCCGCCAACCGCGACCCCGAGGTCTTCGACGAGCCCGACCGGCTCGACCTCGGCCGCGAGCGCAACCCGCACATCTCCTTCGGCCACGGGATGCACTACTGCCTGGGCAAGCACCTGGGGCGCATGGAGATGGAGATCGCCATCGAGGGCCTCGTGCGGCGTTTCCCGGACCTGAAGCTCGCGGTGCCGGAGAGTGAACTGCCATGGCACACAGGGGAGATCAACCACACGCTGACCAGTCTCCCGGTCGTCCGGGGCAACTGA
- a CDS encoding hydrolase has product MSVDTGVIEAPAAAGTGLVEAADRLRLLAALHAGDADTGRVLSHEVTDAIREAGFARHFVAARFGGAEGSFDELTRAVVSVGQGCAASAWCASLAAYSARFAAHLPEEGHQALWGTSPDTVVATGLMPAGRARPVDGGWRVTGRWAYVSGIDFADWVMLCAAVGGGEGPPQLRFFTLPRGSYGVQETWDSVGMRATGSHTVVVDDVFVPGHLSFDRTDMLTGRNSTSGVPSHNVPFQAVGGLTFIAPVVGAAAGALEAAAGSVTGRRRNQTAELTFVRASGRIDAARGLVEQNAQVLDRRLFTPEHMARNERNATYAAESLCEAVALLVSAAGTGGLGEGHALQRFWRDVTSATSHVALQYDTAARKNYSAVLLGPAE; this is encoded by the coding sequence ATGAGCGTGGACACCGGCGTCATCGAGGCCCCGGCCGCGGCGGGGACCGGGCTCGTCGAGGCCGCCGACCGGCTCCGCCTGCTCGCGGCCCTGCACGCCGGCGACGCGGACACCGGACGCGTCCTGTCCCACGAGGTCACCGACGCGATACGGGAGGCCGGGTTCGCCCGGCACTTCGTCGCCGCCCGGTTCGGCGGCGCGGAGGGCTCCTTCGACGAGCTGACCCGCGCCGTCGTGTCCGTCGGCCAGGGCTGTGCCGCTTCGGCGTGGTGCGCCTCGCTCGCCGCGTACTCGGCGCGCTTCGCCGCCCACCTGCCCGAGGAGGGCCACCAGGCGCTGTGGGGGACGAGCCCCGACACCGTCGTGGCGACCGGGCTGATGCCCGCAGGGCGGGCCAGGCCCGTCGACGGCGGCTGGCGCGTCACCGGCCGGTGGGCGTACGTCAGCGGGATCGACTTCGCCGACTGGGTCATGCTCTGCGCGGCCGTCGGGGGCGGAGAGGGACCGCCGCAGCTGCGCTTCTTCACCCTGCCGCGCGGCTCGTACGGCGTGCAGGAGACGTGGGACAGCGTCGGCATGCGGGCCACCGGCAGCCACACGGTCGTCGTCGACGACGTGTTCGTGCCGGGTCACCTGTCCTTCGACCGGACCGACATGCTCACGGGCCGCAACAGCACGTCCGGTGTGCCCTCGCACAACGTCCCCTTCCAGGCCGTCGGCGGACTCACCTTCATCGCCCCGGTCGTCGGGGCGGCGGCAGGCGCCCTGGAGGCCGCGGCCGGATCGGTCACCGGCCGGCGGCGGAACCAGACCGCCGAGCTGACGTTCGTACGCGCCTCCGGACGCATCGACGCGGCGCGCGGCCTCGTGGAGCAGAACGCCCAGGTCCTGGACCGGCGGCTGTTCACGCCCGAGCACATGGCGCGCAACGAGCGCAACGCCACCTACGCCGCGGAGAGCCTGTGCGAGGCGGTCGCACTCCTGGTGAGCGCGGCCGGCACCGGCGGCCTCGGGGAGGGGCACGCGCTGCAGCGGTTCTGGCGGGACGTCACGTCCGCGACCAGCCACGTGGCGCTCCAGTACGACACGGCGGCCCGCAAGAACTACTCGGCGGTGCTGCTCGGCCCCGCGGAGTAG
- a CDS encoding SRPBCC domain-containing protein, whose amino-acid sequence MPEQTQTLPDVRKSVTVAATPDQCFKVFTERPADWWPPSHILVRKERAGLAFEAGVGGRYYEWDVEGTEIAWGRVLEWVPGRRVAMTWRIDPNWQSIPTDDGASRIEVDFEAVDAEHTKVSLAHVELDRHGPGAERIFKALDGPSPGETLERFAQAVADGAGA is encoded by the coding sequence GTGCCCGAGCAGACGCAGACCCTGCCCGACGTCAGGAAGTCGGTGACCGTGGCGGCGACGCCCGACCAGTGCTTCAAGGTCTTCACCGAGCGCCCCGCGGACTGGTGGCCGCCGAGCCACATCCTGGTCCGCAAGGAGCGCGCCGGACTGGCCTTCGAGGCCGGCGTGGGCGGGCGCTACTACGAGTGGGACGTGGAGGGCACCGAGATCGCGTGGGGCCGGGTGCTGGAGTGGGTGCCTGGCCGGAGGGTCGCGATGACCTGGCGGATCGACCCCAACTGGCAGTCCATCCCCACGGACGACGGCGCCAGCCGGATCGAGGTCGACTTCGAGGCCGTCGACGCGGAGCACACCAAGGTGTCGCTCGCCCACGTCGAGCTGGACCGGCACGGCCCGGGCGCCGAGCGGATCTTCAAGGCGCTCGACGGGCCGAGCCCGGGCGAGACGCTGGAGCGCTTCGCGCAGGCCGTCGCGGACGGGGCCGGGGCATGA
- a CDS encoding SDR family NAD(P)-dependent oxidoreductase produces MTDTGRRVAFVTGATSGIGLAVTQLLARQGVAVFGVARNAESVSTVVKELREEGLEVAGTVCDVTSLEQIKEAVRAAVAEYGRIDILVNNAGRGGGGVTAEIEDSLWDDVIETNLNGTFRVTREVLSTGLMRDGDWGRIINIASTGGKQGVELAAPYSASKHGVIGFTKAVGKELAATGITVNAVCPGYVETPMAQRVRQGYAGHYGVSEQEIQDKFNSKIPLGRYSTPEEVAGLVGYLASDTAASITAQALNVCGGLGNY; encoded by the coding sequence ATGACAGACACGGGACGACGAGTTGCCTTCGTCACCGGTGCGACCAGCGGGATCGGCCTCGCGGTGACCCAGCTGCTGGCCCGCCAGGGGGTCGCGGTGTTCGGGGTGGCGCGCAACGCCGAGAGCGTGAGCACCGTGGTCAAGGAGCTGCGCGAGGAGGGCCTGGAGGTGGCCGGGACCGTCTGTGACGTGACCTCTCTCGAACAGATCAAGGAGGCCGTGCGGGCCGCCGTGGCGGAGTACGGGCGCATCGACATCCTGGTCAACAACGCCGGCCGGGGCGGCGGCGGGGTGACCGCCGAGATCGAGGACTCCCTCTGGGACGACGTGATCGAGACGAACCTCAACGGCACCTTCCGTGTGACCCGCGAGGTCCTGAGCACCGGTCTCATGCGGGACGGCGACTGGGGTCGGATCATCAACATCGCCTCCACGGGCGGCAAGCAGGGCGTCGAGCTGGCCGCGCCGTACTCCGCGTCCAAGCACGGTGTCATCGGCTTCACCAAGGCCGTGGGCAAGGAGCTCGCCGCGACCGGCATCACCGTGAACGCCGTCTGCCCCGGCTATGTGGAGACCCCGATGGCGCAACGCGTGCGCCAGGGCTACGCGGGTCACTACGGGGTCAGCGAGCAGGAGATCCAGGACAAGTTCAACTCCAAGATCCCGCTGGGGCGTTACTCGACCCCCGAGGAGGTCGCCGGCCTGGTCGGCTACCTGGCCTCCGACACCGCCGCGTCCATCACCGCGCAGGCGCTGAACGTCTGCGGCGGCCTCGGAAACTACTGA
- a CDS encoding flavin reductase family protein: MTAVTAGALLAEPDVASFRAAMGRFPTGVTLLTQGSGDGTIVMTLNSLTSVSLDPMLILVSVKADGRMRPRISRAGSFAVNVLTESQRDLAQEFCRPDRSEGREAMLRLSAEEGVTGNAVLPDAEAAFECVLDAEYAAGDHTLLVGRVVALSGGLPAPDPLLFHQGRFGRLPAAEAAA; encoded by the coding sequence ATGACCGCTGTGACCGCCGGCGCGCTGCTGGCCGAGCCCGACGTGGCCTCCTTCCGCGCCGCGATGGGCCGTTTCCCGACGGGCGTCACGCTGCTCACCCAGGGAAGCGGCGACGGCACCATCGTGATGACCCTCAACAGCCTGACCTCGGTGTCGCTCGACCCCATGCTGATCCTGGTGTCCGTGAAGGCGGACGGCCGCATGCGGCCGCGGATCTCGCGCGCCGGGAGTTTCGCGGTGAACGTCCTGACCGAGTCGCAGCGCGACCTGGCACAGGAGTTCTGCCGCCCCGACCGCTCGGAGGGCCGGGAGGCGATGCTGCGGCTCTCCGCCGAGGAGGGCGTCACGGGCAACGCGGTGCTCCCCGACGCGGAGGCGGCGTTCGAGTGCGTGCTGGACGCGGAGTACGCCGCCGGGGACCACACGCTCCTCGTCGGCCGGGTCGTCGCTCTGTCCGGTGGCCTGCCGGCCCCCGACCCGCTCCTCTTCCACCAGGGCCGCTTCGGCCGCCTGCCCGCCGCGGAGGCCGCCGCATGA